From one Bordetella genomosp. 9 genomic stretch:
- a CDS encoding amino acid ABC transporter permease, whose amino-acid sequence MNGPTLLERLAAYAPILGHGAATTLLVAVVAIVGGFLLGALLLGCTLTGGKRSPLRLAVIAYISFFRGTPMLVQMLMLFYLPSALGVDLPPLLAAMAAMAMNSAAFQCEILRSGLAAVSRGQLEAGAVFGLTPRQVFRHIQLPQMARAVWPAVVSEAIDVIKNSAIVSVIAVADLARGARQIVAGNYRPLEVYVTTGVVYLALTTAVFLLGTWLAHRMAGSGHASRAIIRRNAIRKT is encoded by the coding sequence ATGAACGGTCCCACCCTGCTCGAGCGCCTGGCCGCCTATGCGCCCATCCTGGGCCACGGCGCCGCCACCACCCTGCTGGTCGCGGTGGTGGCGATCGTCGGGGGCTTCCTGCTGGGCGCCCTGCTGTTGGGGTGCACGCTGACGGGCGGCAAGCGCAGCCCCCTGCGCCTGGCGGTCATCGCCTATATCAGCTTCTTCCGCGGCACGCCCATGCTGGTGCAGATGTTGATGCTGTTCTACCTGCCCAGCGCGCTGGGCGTGGACCTGCCGCCGCTGCTCGCGGCCATGGCCGCGATGGCGATGAATTCCGCGGCATTCCAGTGCGAGATCCTGCGCAGCGGGCTGGCGGCGGTGAGCCGCGGCCAACTGGAAGCGGGCGCGGTGTTCGGGCTGACGCCGCGCCAGGTTTTCCGCCATATCCAGCTGCCGCAGATGGCCCGCGCGGTCTGGCCCGCGGTGGTGTCCGAAGCCATCGACGTGATCAAGAACTCCGCCATCGTATCGGTGATCGCCGTCGCCGACCTGGCGCGCGGCGCGCGGCAGATCGTGGCCGGCAACTACCGGCCGCTGGAAGTCTACGTGACTACCGGCGTGGTGTACCTGGCCCTGACGACCGCCGTGTTCTTGCTGGGAACCTGGCTGGCGCACCGCATGGCGGGTAGCGGCCACGCCAGCCGCGCCATCATCCGCCGCAACGCCATCCGGAAGACATGA
- a CDS encoding M20 family metallo-hydrolase — MSDPGHPKRESPPGEGVTQRQDGTRIASLAMRAAQAVDPERLQARLRGLASFGAARPGDIHGGVARQALTPQELLARRWLATEFACRPGYSVGIDAAANVYIRRHGENANAAPVLTGSHVDTQPLGGWLDGAFGVAAGLEVFAALDAAGLRTHRPIDTVMWTNEEGSRFAPGLMGSASYTDPARLATFRDTADAQGVTFLQACNDAREDFSMAAREAGWRWFDAPLARPLHAYIEAHIEQGPILEARGLQVGCVTAIQGVRWYRVTVPGRSAHAGTTPDAARDDAQAKAIALAHALLEYGRAQDDAALRLTIGRWQCRPDSINTIADQVVFTIDARHPDASVLDALHARLQALLPAGAAIEVLQHKPTVAFDLGLVELARQACRSLALPHADMLSGAFHDAMPLAGFCPTAMLFAPSIGGVSHHPDEHTGIEDLAACTRALAWCLAELAQDGNVGAADGADAGSPAIPTPDLSTPTR, encoded by the coding sequence ATGAGCGATCCGGGCCACCCCAAGCGCGAATCGCCCCCCGGGGAGGGAGTCACGCAGCGCCAGGATGGCACGCGCATCGCCAGCCTGGCCATGCGCGCGGCCCAAGCCGTCGACCCCGAGCGCCTGCAGGCGCGCTTGCGGGGGTTGGCGTCCTTTGGCGCCGCCCGTCCCGGCGACATCCATGGCGGTGTCGCGCGCCAGGCGCTCACGCCGCAGGAGTTGCTGGCGCGCCGCTGGCTGGCCACCGAATTCGCCTGCCGCCCGGGATACTCCGTGGGCATCGATGCCGCGGCCAATGTCTACATCCGGCGCCATGGCGAGAACGCCAACGCCGCGCCGGTCCTGACCGGCAGCCACGTCGACACGCAGCCGCTGGGCGGCTGGCTGGACGGCGCCTTCGGCGTGGCCGCCGGCCTGGAAGTCTTCGCCGCGCTGGACGCCGCCGGCCTGCGCACCCACCGTCCCATCGACACCGTCATGTGGACCAACGAGGAAGGCTCGCGCTTCGCGCCCGGCCTGATGGGCTCGGCCTCCTATACCGACCCGGCGCGCCTGGCCACATTCCGCGATACCGCCGACGCCCAGGGCGTGACCTTCCTGCAGGCCTGCAACGACGCCCGCGAGGACTTCTCCATGGCCGCGCGCGAGGCCGGCTGGCGCTGGTTCGACGCACCGCTGGCGCGCCCGCTGCACGCCTATATCGAAGCCCACATCGAACAAGGCCCCATCCTGGAAGCGCGCGGCCTGCAGGTCGGCTGCGTCACGGCCATACAAGGCGTGCGCTGGTACCGCGTCACGGTGCCGGGCCGCAGCGCGCACGCCGGCACCACGCCGGATGCCGCGCGCGACGACGCGCAGGCCAAGGCGATCGCGCTGGCGCACGCGCTGCTGGAATACGGCCGCGCCCAGGACGACGCCGCCCTGCGCCTGACCATAGGCCGCTGGCAATGCCGGCCGGACTCGATCAACACCATCGCCGACCAGGTCGTGTTCACCATCGACGCGCGCCATCCCGACGCATCGGTACTGGACGCGCTGCACGCCCGGCTGCAGGCCCTGCTGCCCGCCGGCGCCGCGATCGAGGTCCTGCAGCACAAGCCGACGGTGGCCTTCGACCTGGGCCTGGTCGAACTCGCAAGGCAGGCCTGCCGGTCGCTGGCGCTGCCGCACGCGGACATGCTGTCCGGCGCCTTCCACGACGCCATGCCGCTGGCCGGCTTCTGCCCCACGGCCATGCTGTTCGCGCCCAGCATCGGCGGCGTCAGCCATCACCCCGACGAGCACACCGGCATCGAGGACCTGGCCGCGTGCACGCGGGCGCTGGCCTGGTGCCTGGCCGAACTCGCGCAGGACGGCAATGTCGGCGCCGCCGATGGAGCCGACGCCGGATCGCCCGCTATCCCTACCCCCGATTTATCCACCCCCACCCGCTAG
- a CDS encoding transporter substrate-binding domain-containing protein, which translates to MLRSRSILAMLAFVAAGAAHADLLDTVKQKKEIVIGTEAQFAPFEYLQDGKIVGYGPDLMNTIMAGLPGVKVKQLDVPFQGILPGLATRKFDFIVTSVTMTKERADKFAFTVPIADATTALVKRKADTGLTSTDGIAGKTVGSQTGSAQLKALQAYAEKLKAAGKPAVNIREYVSFDEAYADLAAGRLDAVAQSLANLATLVKTRGDVYAVMDGPIGPKTYFGWVGRKDADSASLVKFFSDGIARAQQSGELQKLQMKWFGFTMDVPTDKVPTPEM; encoded by the coding sequence ATGCTGCGCAGTCGTTCGATCCTGGCCATGCTGGCTTTCGTCGCGGCCGGTGCCGCGCACGCGGACCTGCTGGACACCGTCAAGCAGAAGAAGGAAATCGTCATAGGCACCGAAGCGCAATTCGCGCCCTTCGAGTATCTGCAGGACGGCAAGATCGTCGGCTACGGCCCCGATCTGATGAATACCATCATGGCCGGCCTGCCCGGCGTCAAGGTCAAGCAACTGGACGTGCCCTTCCAGGGCATCCTGCCCGGCCTGGCCACGCGCAAGTTCGATTTCATCGTGACCTCGGTGACGATGACGAAGGAACGCGCCGACAAATTCGCCTTCACCGTGCCGATCGCCGATGCCACCACCGCCCTGGTCAAGCGCAAGGCCGATACCGGGCTGACCAGCACCGATGGCATCGCCGGCAAGACGGTGGGCTCGCAGACCGGCTCGGCGCAATTGAAGGCATTGCAGGCCTACGCCGAGAAGCTGAAGGCGGCCGGCAAGCCGGCGGTGAACATCCGCGAATACGTCAGCTTCGACGAAGCCTACGCCGACCTGGCGGCGGGCCGCCTGGATGCGGTGGCGCAATCCCTCGCCAACCTGGCCACGCTGGTCAAGACGCGCGGTGACGTCTATGCGGTGATGGACGGCCCCATCGGTCCCAAGACCTACTTCGGCTGGGTCGGCCGCAAGGACGCCGACAGCGCCAGCCTGGTGAAGTTCTTCAGCGACGGCATCGCCCGCGCGCAGCAGAGCGGCGAACTGCAGAAGCTGCAGATGAAGTGGTTCGGCTTCACCATGGACGTGCCCACCGACAAGGTTCCCACGCCCGAGATGTGA
- a CDS encoding DMT family transporter codes for MNARLFLALLIPPFLWGSNAIVGKMAAGHIPPVTLNTLRWTMALFVLLPFVARRVARHREVLRAEWRDIMVAGFWGITCYNALQYLALTTSNPINTSLIGSSAPVFILLLGRLLFGAPIGVRSACGAALSVIGVAWVMLGGRLGGLDAIHFVRGDLFMLAGTFAWSLYTWLLKRRPSRLPTDVLMCVHIVAGLAWSLPFVLAEQAWGAYAPIVFDWKTAAIVCYIGIFPSLVAFFCWQTAVARTNPQLPIFFMNLTPIFTVLLSVLMLGVAPQPYHAVGLVLILAGIFLARPRAAKPASAAASPAE; via the coding sequence ATGAACGCGCGCCTGTTCCTGGCCCTGCTGATCCCGCCTTTCCTGTGGGGCAGCAACGCCATCGTGGGCAAGATGGCGGCCGGCCATATCCCGCCGGTCACGCTGAATACCTTGCGCTGGACGATGGCGCTGTTTGTGCTGCTGCCCTTCGTCGCGCGCCGCGTGGCGCGCCATCGCGAGGTGCTGCGCGCGGAGTGGCGGGACATCATGGTGGCGGGCTTCTGGGGCATCACCTGCTACAACGCGCTGCAATACCTGGCCCTGACGACCTCCAACCCCATCAATACGTCGCTGATCGGCTCGTCCGCGCCGGTCTTCATCCTGCTGCTGGGCCGCCTGCTGTTCGGCGCGCCCATCGGCGTGCGCAGTGCCTGCGGCGCCGCGCTGTCGGTGATCGGCGTCGCCTGGGTGATGCTGGGCGGCCGGCTGGGCGGCCTGGACGCCATCCATTTCGTGCGCGGCGACCTCTTCATGCTGGCCGGCACCTTCGCGTGGAGCCTGTACACCTGGCTGCTGAAACGGCGTCCATCGCGGCTGCCGACCGATGTGCTGATGTGCGTCCATATAGTCGCGGGGCTGGCCTGGAGCCTGCCCTTCGTGCTGGCCGAACAGGCGTGGGGCGCCTACGCGCCTATCGTGTTCGATTGGAAGACGGCCGCCATCGTCTGCTACATCGGCATTTTTCCGTCGCTGGTGGCGTTCTTCTGCTGGCAGACGGCGGTGGCGCGCACCAATCCGCAGCTGCCGATCTTCTTCATGAACCTGACGCCGATTTTCACCGTGCTGTTGTCGGTGCTGATGCTGGGCGTGGCGCCGCAGCCCTACCATGCCGTGGGGCTGGTGCTGATCCTGGCCGGGATCTTCCTGGCACGGCCGCGCGCCGCGAAGCCCGCATCGGCCGCGGCATCGCCGGCCGAGTAG
- a CDS encoding helix-turn-helix transcriptional regulator, whose protein sequence is MTPATLAHSVTAAEGATLRRRTLGDFVRNARARITPQMAGLPAGLRRRTPGLRREEVAQLCGISVTWYTWIEQGREVSVSPAVWARIASVLQLARAERAYLFELAECADPQHPRDEPSGVSGILAACVDAIDAPAYVLDRAWNVMAYNEAMRDLFDNWPVVDPAPNLLRYIFLDPAARGLVVDWEQRARRAVAEFRHDAGPHLDEQDVRDLLDPLLRDSSAFEHWWTRHAVVEREGGLREFQHPRQGLLRFQQVTFRLATHADLKLIMLLAEPPGQSS, encoded by the coding sequence ATGACGCCTGCCACCCTTGCTCACTCCGTCACGGCCGCCGAAGGCGCCACGCTGCGGCGCCGCACCCTGGGCGATTTCGTCCGCAACGCGCGCGCGCGCATTACGCCGCAGATGGCCGGCCTGCCCGCCGGCCTGCGTCGCCGCACGCCCGGCCTGCGGCGGGAAGAGGTCGCCCAGCTCTGCGGCATCAGCGTGACCTGGTACACCTGGATAGAACAGGGCCGCGAGGTCTCGGTGTCGCCCGCCGTGTGGGCGCGTATCGCCAGCGTCCTGCAGCTGGCGCGCGCGGAACGCGCCTACCTGTTCGAGCTGGCGGAATGCGCCGATCCGCAGCATCCCCGCGATGAACCGTCCGGCGTGTCCGGCATCCTGGCGGCCTGTGTGGACGCCATCGATGCGCCGGCCTATGTGCTGGACCGCGCCTGGAACGTCATGGCCTACAACGAAGCCATGCGCGACCTGTTCGACAACTGGCCCGTGGTCGACCCGGCGCCCAATCTGTTGCGCTATATCTTCCTGGACCCGGCGGCCCGCGGACTGGTGGTGGACTGGGAGCAGCGCGCGCGCCGCGCCGTCGCCGAATTCCGCCACGACGCCGGCCCGCACCTGGATGAACAGGACGTGCGCGACCTGCTGGACCCGCTGTTGCGGGACAGCTCCGCCTTCGAGCATTGGTGGACACGCCACGCGGTGGTCGAGCGCGAAGGCGGCCTGCGCGAATTCCAGCATCCGCGCCAGGGGCTGCTGCGCTTCCAGCAAGTGACCTTCAGGCTGGCGACGCACGCCGACCTGAAGCTGATCATGTTGCTGGCCGAGCCGCCCGGTCAGTCATCGTAA
- a CDS encoding GntR family transcriptional regulator, with product MEQTHGPAVNTPERIRALIERDIAEGVLPPGMPLDEKALAARFEVSRTPIREALLMLAARKLVAIVPRAGTFVYKPDAAELIARLEYLGELEGVAARLAAQRMSAAQRDELGALHERASAQAGDNDRPGYEETNLALHQLIYAGSGNTIVRDEIEDARLRLANFRRNVFDQPGRLRVSCAEHEAVVRAIRAGDGEAAAQAMRDHIIGKGKAYADLVLGPGPRP from the coding sequence ATGGAGCAAACCCACGGTCCCGCGGTCAACACCCCCGAGCGCATCCGTGCGCTGATCGAGCGCGATATCGCCGAAGGCGTTCTGCCGCCGGGCATGCCGCTGGACGAAAAAGCCCTGGCCGCCCGGTTCGAGGTGTCCCGCACCCCGATCCGGGAAGCCCTGCTGATGCTGGCCGCGCGTAAACTGGTAGCCATCGTTCCGCGCGCCGGGACCTTCGTCTACAAGCCGGACGCCGCCGAACTGATCGCGCGGCTGGAATACCTGGGCGAACTGGAAGGGGTGGCGGCGCGGCTGGCCGCGCAACGCATGAGCGCGGCGCAGCGTGATGAATTGGGCGCGCTGCACGAGCGCGCGTCCGCCCAGGCTGGCGACAATGACCGGCCGGGCTATGAGGAGACCAACCTGGCCTTGCATCAGCTGATCTACGCCGGCAGCGGCAATACCATCGTGCGCGATGAAATCGAGGACGCGCGCCTGCGGCTGGCGAACTTCCGCCGCAACGTCTTCGACCAGCCGGGCCGGCTGCGCGTGTCCTGCGCCGAGCACGAAGCCGTCGTGCGGGCGATACGCGCGGGCGACGGCGAGGCCGCCGCGCAGGCGATGCGGGATCACATCATAGGCAAGGGCAAGGCCTACGCCGATCTGGTGCTGGGGCCGGGCCCCCGCCCATGA
- a CDS encoding amino acid ABC transporter permease codes for MMDIDLMLSLLPDFGAGVLHTMGLVIAALAGGLACGFIAHMLRETGRRPFVWLYWAYTVVWRGVPFLIHLFIVYFGLPSIGVSLDPYAAAAITLSIYSGAYFAEIFRACWESIPPGQIEAAQVMGIDRRRIFRHIQLPQALRAAVPLVAHQTVLLVKESALASVITYPELTLTASRIVSAQFVYVEPYILLAGCYWLLALAIGRIGRLLSRRLARGLA; via the coding sequence ATGATGGATATCGACCTGATGCTATCGCTGCTGCCGGACTTCGGCGCGGGCGTCCTGCACACCATGGGCCTGGTGATCGCCGCGCTGGCGGGCGGCCTGGCGTGCGGGTTTATCGCGCACATGCTGCGCGAAACGGGACGGCGGCCCTTCGTCTGGCTGTACTGGGCCTACACGGTGGTGTGGCGCGGGGTGCCCTTCCTGATCCATCTGTTCATCGTCTATTTCGGCCTGCCCAGTATCGGGGTCTCGCTGGATCCCTATGCGGCGGCCGCCATCACGCTGTCGATCTACAGCGGCGCCTATTTCGCCGAGATCTTCCGCGCCTGCTGGGAATCCATCCCGCCCGGGCAGATCGAGGCCGCGCAGGTGATGGGCATCGATCGCCGCCGGATCTTCCGCCATATCCAGCTGCCGCAGGCGCTGCGCGCGGCCGTGCCGCTGGTCGCGCACCAGACCGTGCTGCTGGTGAAGGAATCGGCGCTGGCCTCGGTGATCACCTATCCCGAACTGACGCTGACGGCGTCGCGCATCGTGTCCGCGCAATTCGTCTACGTCGAACCATACATCCTGCTGGCGGGCTGCTACTGGCTGCTGGCCCTGGCCATCGGCCGCATCGGCAGGCTGCTGTCGCGACGGCTGGCGCGGGGGCTGGCATGA
- a CDS encoding Bug family tripartite tricarboxylate transporter substrate binding protein: MRRALTTAVAAVAALLGSLPPTAAYAAFPERPIRIVVPVPPGGIIDQVVRIITPPMAEMLKQPIVVENRPGASGNIAASFVARSTPDGYTMLAGYSMFHVGNPVMFHKLDWDPVKDFAPVAMLVSSPHVIAVNPKLPVKTLQELVDYAKAHPNELNYATSGNGSVPHIGMELFKQRTGVQITHVPYKGAGPAIQDVLSGNVQMTVATPPSLAGFVTNGRLRPLAIAAKSRIPMLPDVPTTAEAGFPGFELEAWVALFAPAGTPQDVVAALSDAARKSLQTDKVKDALAAAGVSAWYLNPPGLDQQVRKDIDYWQPVIRKANITIE; this comes from the coding sequence ATGAGACGCGCCCTGACCACGGCCGTGGCGGCCGTTGCTGCCTTACTGGGCAGCCTGCCGCCCACCGCCGCCTACGCGGCCTTTCCCGAGCGGCCGATCCGCATCGTCGTGCCAGTGCCCCCGGGCGGCATTATCGACCAGGTCGTCCGCATCATTACGCCACCCATGGCGGAAATGCTGAAACAACCCATCGTCGTCGAAAACCGCCCGGGCGCCAGCGGCAATATCGCGGCGTCCTTCGTGGCCCGCTCCACGCCCGACGGCTACACCATGCTGGCGGGCTACTCCATGTTCCACGTCGGCAACCCGGTCATGTTCCACAAGCTGGACTGGGACCCCGTCAAGGATTTCGCGCCGGTCGCCATGCTGGTGTCTTCGCCGCACGTCATCGCGGTCAATCCCAAGCTGCCGGTCAAGACCCTGCAGGAACTGGTCGACTATGCCAAGGCCCATCCCAATGAGCTGAACTACGCGACATCGGGCAATGGATCGGTACCCCACATCGGGATGGAGCTGTTCAAGCAGCGCACCGGCGTGCAGATCACGCACGTCCCCTACAAGGGAGCGGGCCCGGCCATCCAGGACGTCCTGAGCGGAAACGTGCAAATGACCGTGGCCACGCCGCCGTCGCTGGCCGGTTTCGTCACGAACGGCCGCCTGCGTCCGCTGGCCATCGCCGCGAAGTCCCGCATCCCCATGCTGCCCGATGTGCCGACCACCGCGGAGGCCGGCTTCCCGGGGTTCGAGCTGGAAGCGTGGGTCGCGCTGTTCGCCCCTGCCGGCACGCCGCAGGACGTGGTCGCGGCCCTGAGCGACGCCGCCCGCAAGTCGCTGCAGACCGACAAGGTCAAGGATGCGCTGGCCGCCGCCGGCGTCTCGGCCTGGTACCTGAACCCTCCTGGGCTGGACCAGCAGGTCCGCAAGGACATCGATTACTGGCAGCCGGTCATCCGTAAAGCCAACATCACCATTGAATAG
- a CDS encoding RraA family protein: MNIDTNDANVVRASRLDCGALSDALDRLGIVGQCYKIKPCDPSFRLAGRAYTVLYEPTTIETGNVGEYMDDVPPGRVIVIDNRGRDEMGTWGNILTELAHHRGMAGTVIDGNNRDVALCRELGYPIFSHDTWMRTGKGRIQLKALEVPVIIGGVVVNPGDILRGDADGVVVLPKVRENELLDVAEHIASQEKQLRDAIRGGMRMDEARKKYRYHDLQSPKY, encoded by the coding sequence ATGAATATCGATACCAACGACGCCAATGTCGTACGGGCCTCCAGGCTGGACTGCGGCGCCTTGAGCGATGCGCTGGATCGCCTGGGCATCGTGGGGCAGTGCTACAAGATCAAGCCGTGCGATCCGTCGTTCCGGCTGGCCGGCCGCGCCTACACGGTGCTGTATGAGCCCACCACCATCGAAACCGGCAACGTCGGCGAGTACATGGACGACGTGCCGCCCGGGCGCGTCATCGTGATCGACAACCGCGGCCGCGACGAGATGGGTACGTGGGGCAACATCCTGACCGAGCTGGCGCACCATCGCGGCATGGCCGGCACGGTGATCGACGGCAACAACCGCGACGTCGCCCTGTGCCGCGAACTGGGCTATCCGATCTTCAGCCACGACACCTGGATGCGCACCGGCAAGGGCCGCATCCAGCTCAAGGCGCTGGAAGTCCCCGTCATCATCGGCGGCGTGGTGGTCAATCCGGGCGACATCCTGCGCGGCGACGCCGACGGCGTGGTGGTCCTGCCCAAGGTGCGCGAAAACGAGCTGCTGGACGTGGCCGAGCACATCGCCAGCCAGGAAAAGCAGCTGCGCGATGCCATCCGCGGCGGCATGCGCATGGACGAGGCGCGCAAGAAGTACCGGTATCACGACCTGCAGAGCCCGAAGTACTGA
- a CDS encoding DUF1444 family protein — MSLLKRLLTPRTSRTLDAAQFAQAYAEAARARFPKDGVSVEPDVAGDAVQVRWSLPGGAQVTQSLGNAYTAYTKAPADLDAILAAHLDAAPAAAKPDAASRRAAILPVVKTRMWLTASTRQLQAAGAGDGDRFVAEPLTDELMTVYVEDRPDAMSYVAPDHLADLEVARDALMPLARENLRRLLPQLTIEGDEGCYGVRLDGNYDASLVFLTEDWRDRVRIDGEPVVAIPAREELLVCGSNDRHGQNRIRNIAAHIMARSPYGLSALLYVWRDGVLTRYDD, encoded by the coding sequence ATGAGCTTATTGAAACGCCTGTTGACCCCGCGCACCTCGCGCACGCTGGACGCCGCACAGTTCGCCCAGGCCTATGCCGAGGCGGCACGCGCGCGCTTTCCCAAGGACGGCGTCAGCGTCGAGCCTGACGTGGCCGGCGATGCCGTCCAGGTGCGCTGGTCGCTGCCCGGGGGCGCGCAGGTGACGCAGTCGCTGGGGAATGCCTACACGGCCTATACCAAGGCGCCGGCCGATCTGGATGCCATCCTGGCGGCGCACCTGGACGCCGCGCCGGCGGCCGCCAAGCCGGATGCCGCGAGCCGCCGCGCCGCCATCCTGCCGGTGGTCAAGACCAGGATGTGGCTGACCGCCAGCACGCGCCAGCTTCAGGCAGCCGGCGCTGGAGACGGCGATCGTTTCGTCGCCGAACCCTTGACGGACGAATTGATGACGGTCTACGTGGAAGACCGTCCCGACGCGATGAGCTACGTCGCGCCGGATCACCTGGCGGACCTGGAAGTGGCGCGCGACGCGCTGATGCCGCTGGCCCGGGAGAACCTGCGCCGCCTGCTGCCGCAGCTGACCATCGAAGGCGACGAAGGCTGCTACGGCGTGCGCCTGGACGGCAACTACGACGCCAGCCTGGTATTCCTGACCGAGGACTGGCGCGACCGCGTGCGGATCGACGGCGAACCGGTGGTGGCGATACCGGCGCGCGAGGAACTGCTGGTGTGCGGGTCGAACGATCGCCACGGCCAGAACCGTATCCGCAACATCGCCGCCCACATCATGGCGCGCTCGCCCTATGGCTTGTCGGCGTTGCTCTACGTCTGGCGCGACGGCGTGCTGACCCGTTACGATGACTGA
- a CDS encoding DUF1989 domain-containing protein yields the protein MQTATSIPQVADNGEPVGLNNTHLEPISADGRAEPGKVYEVPARNGRAVRLSKGQVIRIINTHGSQVCDTWAFKADDLSEFMSMEHARAMIDRIIPKVGDPLGSNRRRPIMTLTADTSPGVHDTLMAACDAYRYRNLGVEHYHDNCADNMRMALKAIGLRAREVPQPLNLWMNIPVNAEGGVQWLAPVSKAGDYVDLRAEMDCVVVMSACPQDIIPINDNRPVEVHFQVLDQA from the coding sequence ATGCAAACCGCAACCAGCATCCCGCAGGTGGCCGACAACGGCGAACCGGTCGGCCTGAACAACACCCATCTGGAACCCATCTCGGCCGATGGCCGCGCCGAGCCGGGCAAGGTGTACGAAGTCCCCGCCCGCAACGGCCGCGCCGTCCGCCTGTCCAAGGGCCAGGTCATCCGCATCATCAACACCCATGGCAGCCAGGTATGCGACACCTGGGCTTTCAAGGCCGACGACCTCAGCGAGTTCATGTCCATGGAACATGCGCGCGCCATGATCGACCGCATCATCCCGAAAGTGGGAGACCCGCTGGGCAGCAACCGCCGCCGCCCCATCATGACCCTGACGGCCGATACCTCGCCGGGCGTGCACGACACCCTGATGGCGGCCTGCGACGCCTATCGCTACCGCAACCTGGGCGTCGAGCACTACCACGACAACTGCGCCGACAACATGCGCATGGCGCTGAAAGCCATCGGCCTGCGCGCGCGCGAAGTCCCGCAGCCGCTGAACCTGTGGATGAACATCCCCGTGAACGCGGAAGGCGGCGTGCAATGGCTGGCCCCCGTATCGAAGGCGGGCGACTACGTGGACCTGCGCGCGGAAATGGACTGCGTGGTCGTGATGTCGGCCTGCCCGCAGGACATCATTCCGATCAACGACAACCGTCCCGTCGAAGTGCACTTCCAGGTGCTCGACCAGGCATAG
- a CDS encoding amino acid ABC transporter ATP-binding protein codes for MTDTTPTGAALPMISLRGVGKSFGDHRVLSGIDLDIARGEVVTLIGPSGSGKTSLLRCMNFLEVYDEGEVDIRGALLGYRRAADGTLVRDSDRAVAEVRAPLAMVFQHFNLWPHMTALANVMAPLTLARAKPASQARQIALQALERVGLADKADAMPARLSGGQQQRVGIARALAVSPEAMLLDEPTSALDPELVDEVLEVIKSLSREGMTMVMVTHEMSFAAEVSDRIVFMEQGRILATGGADDIIRRPTHPRIRAFLQPWIRRSLAPAGAER; via the coding sequence ATGACCGACACCACTCCCACCGGCGCCGCCCTGCCGATGATCTCGCTGCGCGGCGTCGGCAAATCCTTCGGCGACCATCGCGTGCTGTCCGGCATCGACCTGGACATCGCCCGCGGCGAAGTCGTCACCCTGATCGGCCCGTCCGGCTCGGGCAAGACCTCGCTGTTGCGATGCATGAATTTCCTGGAAGTCTATGACGAGGGCGAAGTCGATATCCGCGGCGCGCTGCTGGGCTACCGCCGCGCCGCCGACGGCACGCTGGTGCGCGACAGCGATCGCGCCGTCGCCGAAGTGCGCGCGCCGCTGGCGATGGTGTTCCAGCACTTCAACCTGTGGCCGCATATGACGGCGCTGGCCAATGTGATGGCGCCGCTGACCCTGGCGCGCGCCAAGCCGGCCAGCCAGGCGCGCCAGATCGCCCTGCAGGCGCTGGAACGGGTCGGCCTGGCCGACAAGGCCGACGCCATGCCGGCCAGATTGAGCGGCGGGCAGCAGCAGCGCGTCGGCATCGCCCGCGCGCTGGCGGTGTCACCCGAGGCCATGCTGCTGGACGAGCCGACGTCGGCGCTGGATCCGGAGCTGGTGGACGAAGTGCTGGAAGTCATCAAATCGCTGTCGCGCGAGGGCATGACGATGGTCATGGTGACGCACGAAATGAGTTTTGCCGCGGAAGTGTCGGATCGCATCGTGTTCATGGAGCAGGGACGCATCCTGGCGACCGGCGGGGCCGACGACATCATCCGCCGGCCCACCCATCCGCGCATCCGCGCCTTCCTGCAACCCTGGATACGGCGCAGCCTGGCGCCGGCGGGGGCCGAACGATGA